The proteins below come from a single Peromyscus maniculatus bairdii isolate BWxNUB_F1_BW_parent chromosome 13, HU_Pman_BW_mat_3.1, whole genome shotgun sequence genomic window:
- the Sumo1 gene encoding small ubiquitin-related modifier 1 isoform X3 gives MSDQDSSEIHFKVKMTTHLKKLKESYCQRQGVPMNSLRFLFEGQRIADNHTPKELGMEEEDVIEVYQEQTGGHSRV, from the exons GATAGCAGTGAGATACATTTCAAAGTGAAAATGACAACACATCTCAAGAAACTCAAAGAGTCATACTGTCAGAGACAG ggagTTCCAATGAATTCACTCAGGTTTCTCTTTGAAGGTCAGAGAATTGCTGATAATCATACTCCAAAAGAA ctTGGAATGGAGGAAGAAGATGTGATTGAAGTTTATCAGGAACAAACGGGGGGTCATTCGAGGGTTtag